Genomic window (Chryseobacterium bernardetii):
GTAAACTGAGTTCCTGCTAGGTTATGGAAATCCACCCTGGTTCCTGCTACTAAAGTATATTTTAAACCTGTTAAAGTATATTCAGCAAAAACTCCCGGAACAATTTCATTTCTTTTAAAATGATCCAGCAGATAGGTTTCATTATAGCCATCGTATAAGAAACTTGCTCCTGCTTTATATTTATGGTTGGTATTTCCAATAATACTTTCAAAAATTAAATTGGAATAATAAGTATGCTGTTGCCCTGAATAATTTCTCAATCCAAAAAAGCTGTCCTGCTGGTGATATACATACTGATTCATCCAGCCGATACTTTGATAGGGTTTTCCTTTAAAAACATATCCTGTTTTATTCCATACCTGGAATCTTGAAATGTCAATTCCAACACCATAGGCCGGCTGTTTGTCCTGAGCCAGCTTCTTATCGAAAGCAGTTTGTCCAGCAGTTCTTTCATCGCGGATAAAATTAATCCCGAAATGAGATCCGAACCCGGATTTTTCAAGATCATTATAATTCAGGAGATATGCTGCATTGATCTGCGTTCCTTTAGGTCTGTCAAGAAATCCGTCATGATTCATATCTGTATTCCCAAATGTACCATTTCCGTGAAGGAGGAAAGTCTGCGACCATTTATCATTGATAGGAGATACGCTGGTGATATTCGCTTCGGCTCTTCCGTTAAAATCAGAAAAAAGGTTCAGGGAAGCTTCCGGCTCTTTAGCATTCTTCAACAGTTCAGTATTGATTTGCCCTGTAATACTTTCGTAACCGTTGGTTACTGTACTGCCGCCTTTCGTCAGCTGAATACTCTCAATCCATCTTCCCGGAATGAAGTTCAATCCATAAGCAGAAGCCAATCCCCTGATCTCAGGAAGCTGTTCCTTTGTTAAACTTGTATATTTTTGATCCAATCCTAACATTTTCAACTGTTTTGTACCTGTAACAGCATTGCTGAAAGACACATCTACAGTGGCATTGGTTTCAAAACTTTCAGATAAATTACAGCATGCTGCTTTTAACAGTTCCTTTTTATCAATATTAAAAACCAGCCCGGCTTCCTTTTTACTTAAAGAGGTTGCTGCTTTGGAACCCGTTACTACAACCCCATCAATGCTCTTCTCATGCTGGTTGGGAGAATCATTGCCAGCCGGAGCTGCATGGTCTCCATGTTTCGTTTCTTCTTCATAATGAGCCTTTGGGTTGGCCTCTCCAAAAGTAAATTCTCTGTCATAAAGGCAGCATCCCGGAAGACTGATATAAGTAGTATCTAAAGCCCTGTATTTCTCGTTATCATGTCCTGCATCAGCAATAGCCTTCAGGATCTTATCCGATGAGGTCTTTGAAGCATCAAAATGTAAAGCAACCGTTTGCTTTTCTGCATTCCATTCCGCTGAATCTGCGCCTGCATCTTTAGCCGCTTTTTCAATTCTGGCTTTGCATGAGGTACAGTTTCCCCTTACGTAAAACTCGTTGTCCTTTTTAGCAGGAGTTGTAGCATTGGCATGATGGTCATGATGAGATTCTGCCTGTGCAGGCTGTAAATCTCTGTCATATAAGCAACATCCCGGAAGGCTTTTATAAACATCATCTGAAGCTTTGAATTTTTCATTATCATGGCCGGCTTCTGCTACCTTTTTCAGGATGTCGTCTTCAGAAACTTTATCAGTTTCTATGGTCAGCATCTGGAGGTCAATAGAATAAACGGCAGTTTTAGCTCCGGCTTTTTTTGCGGCTCCTTCAATCCGTGTTTTGCACATTTCACAGTTCCCTTTTACTTTGAACTGGTTTTTCTGAAGATTTTGAGCGGATATAAATTGTGTAAATAAGAATAATGCACCAAGTATGAACCTGGAAATATATAATTTCATTTGTTTAAAGTTTAGATTAAATAAAATACGGTTCGATATATTGTGTAACGAACTCATAATGTTTTAATTAACCTATTTTAGGCGGTTGCCAGATTTCCTTTAAACGGTCGGAAAGATAAGGATCTGAATACTGAAACTGCGGATTCTTATTCGCTTTGTAATAAGAAAGTTCCAGGCGCAGGTTTTTTGAAAAAGGAGTCTCAATAAAAGTAAAGCAGGCAATACATGATGAACAGCAGTCATCATTGCATGATTTTTTAGAATCATTTTTGCTGTCTTTTTTTGAGGAGTGATTTTTACAGCAGTCACTCTTCTTTCCGGATTCTGCTTTGCAGCAGGTTTCCTGCATAGATTGAGCATAAAAGCTATCCTTAGGAATCAGGAAGATTCCCAAACAAAATACTATTGCCAGTATGTGAAATAGCTTCATAGGTGCAAAAATACAAAATTTATGGCAAAGGATCACCAACTTTTAGAGAACAGCTGTGCCAAGGCTCTCCATGAGCAGGGTTCAGTTTAGGTTTTTCTCCCATAGCCAGGTTTTGTGAAGCTGCCTGAGCCTGGGCCGGTGTTGGAGTAGGGGTAACCTGTATATTGTTTTGGGAAGGCTGAGCAGCAGCTGGTTTACTGCTCAAAGGCTGTCCTACAGGAATATCACAACGGTGTCCCGGCTGTCCATGTGGTGGGTTCATTCCCGGAGCCGTTTTCACAGGTTGAGCATTGTTGTTCATCGCTACTTTTGCCTGAGCTGCCGTGCCTGGGTCAATCTGGATGGTATTGTTAGCTCCTACACTAATGTTCTGGGAAGCAGGAGTAGTTGCTGGCTGACTGTTCAGTGGCTGTCCTACAGGGATATCACATCGGTGTCCCGGTTGTCCATGTGCAGGATTCATTCCCGGGGCAGTGGCCATTGCAGCGGGAGCTGCGTTAGCCTGAATCCCCGCCTGGTCCATTAATGAAACCTTTGGAGTATTGTTTATGGCTACAGAAGACTGTTGAGAACCAGCTTCATCTTTCAAATAAGTTGCTTTTTCATCTTTCTTACAAGAGACAGCTAATATTGATACAGAGATCAGACCTAAAAACGTATTCTTCATATCCTTGATTGGGTATGAAACAAAATTAGCAAAACATTTTTAATTGTTTTGCTAATTTTATATTTATAATACGATTTTTAAGTTAATTTTTTACAAGAAGTCTGAATCCTTCACCGTGAACGTTAATAATCTCCAATCCTTCATCATCCTTCAATAGCTTACGAAGCTTGGCAATATACACGTCCATACTTCTTGCGGTAAAGTAATTTTCCTTTTTCCAGATCTTTCTCAGCGCAAGGTCTCTCGGCATGAAATCGTTTCTGTGAATGCAAAGAAGCTTCAATAACTCATTTTCTTTCGGAGAAAGTTTGTATTCTTTATCCCCTACCTTCAGCTGTCTCAGCATAGAGTCGAAGAAAATATTGCTGATCTTGAACTGTTCCTGCTCTTCATTTTCAAGGGTAGAACTTCTTTGAAGAATAGCCTTGATCTTGTATAAAAGAAGTTCCGTATCAAATGGTTTTGTGATATAGTCATCAGCTCCCAGCTGGTACCCTTTAAGGATGTCTTCTCTCATATTTCTTGCTGTAAGGAATATGATTGGTGTGTTTTTATCAATCTTTTTTACATCTTCGGCCAATGAAAACCCATCTTTTTTAGGCATCATTACATCAAATATACAGATGTCGAATTCATTTTCTGTAAATTCTTTCAATCCCTGTTCTCCATCAGTAGCAAGGGTTACTTCAAAATTATTGATCGTTAAATAATCTTTAAGCACCGCCCCGAAACTCTGATCGTCCTCTACTAATAATATTCTGTTGCTCATAACTTTTACTAATTAATAATTAACAATTAAGAATGAACTGTCTCACTCTCTCTTCTTATATTTTGTTTTTTGGTTTCTATTTTATTATTGATAATGATGAATCCGTCTTTTAATCTTCAATATATTATCATTTAATCCATTGGCAGTTTAATAGTAAATGTACTGCCTTTTCCTTTGTGGGAATCTACTATAATCTGTCCTTTATGCAGCTCTACAATTTTTTTTACATAGGAAAGTCCTAATCCCTGTCCTTTTACATTGTGAATATTTCCTGTTTCTTCTCTAAAGAATTTCTCAAAAATCTTTGTTTTATTCTGGGTTTCCATTCCCATTCCTTTATCTGAAATCTCGATAACATACCAATGCCCTTCATTCCTGGTTTCTACATGAATCTCCGGAGCTTCCGGGGAGTATTTATTAGCATTATCCAATAAGTTCACCAGCATATTTGAGATGTGGAATTCATCAATTTTAAAATTATAATGAGTGGCATTGAACTGTTGGGTAAGGGTACCGTTTCTTTGCTGTACAATCAGGTTGAAGGATTCTGTTGTTTTTTTAATCAGTTCCCTTACATTGGTTTCTTTCAGGAATAGCTCTACCTCATTTCTTTCAAGTTTAGACATGTTCAGAACATTTTCCACCTGCTTTTTCATTCTCAGGTTTTCCTGTTTAATCAATTCTGAATAATACTTTACTTTATCCGGATTAGTGGCAATTTTATCATTCGCCAATGAGTCAGTTGCCACGGAAATAGTTGCCAGAGGGGTTTTGAATTCGTGAGACATATTGTTGATGAAATCCGTTTTCACTTCAGCAAGCTTTTTCTGCCTCATCATATAATTAATGGAAATAATATAGATCCCAAGAATCGTAAGCAGTGAAAGGAAAGTTCCCAGAAGCATCGGCCAGTTATTCATTGCCAGAGCATACTCTTTTTTAGGAAAAACTAAAGCCAGATTATATAAAGTATTATACTTTTTATCGGTGAAAAGAGGATAACTATAGGTATTGCTGTCTTTTTTTTCTTTGTAAGCTTTATTGGCAATACTGGTTAGCTTATTATCTTTATCCACAATTCCATATCCGAATTTTGCTGTAATTCCTCTGATCTTCAGTTCTTTGGTGATAACCGAATCAAGCGTTGCAGGGTTTACCCTCTGTGCAATGGGTAAATTGTTGCCATATACCTTTACGAATTCTTTTACGGCATAATCCCCGGTTTCAATATCCTGATTAATATCCGAAGTTAAAATTTCGCGGTTGGTAGTGTCTCTTTTTATTTTGTAAGCTGCCTCATCAGTATATAAAGTAGTAAGCTTTACAGAATCTCCCTGTTTGGAAATAGGCAGCTGCGCGTTGGAAATAATATTCTTGGAATAGATAATCTGTCTCTGTGTTCCGGAATCTTCTACCTGTTGAATAGTAGTAAGTGATGGATTTTTGCTGTTGGCAAGAATGGTACTTCTGTTATCTTTAGTCAGGTATTTGTCAGCTTCAATTTCTTCAATTGTTTTTGCAGTATTTTCCAAAACGGAGTAAACTTTATTTGAGAAATCCTGTTCCAGTACACCGTAATAGCCTTTCAGCCAATAAAATTGGAGCGTAACAAAGACAATCAGTGAGATCGTCATAAACACCGAAATTATTGGGATGAATTTATTATTCATTATTTAATTATATATGTTTTGGAAAAATGAATGTTAAAATTAATTGTTTTAAGACTACGTAAACAAAAAACGAGCCAAAAAATTATGTTTTTTTTCTTAAAAGACTCTTTTTTAACAATTATTTATGAATTATTGTTTACTTGTCATAGGAAAAGTCCTTTCTATAAATAAAGAGCTACCTTTAATCAAAATTATTACTGTATGGAATCTAATATCATTTTCAACAAAGATTTTGACTCGAAGAGTGTTTATGTAATGAATATTTACAAGGCAGATGTTTCAAAAGTGTGGAACTATTTTACCCAGTCCGAATTATTGGATCAGTGGTGGGGCCCAAGACCCTGGAAATGCGAAACGGTAAAACAGGATTTTAAAGAAGGAGGCATTTGGCTGTATGCTATGGCAGGGCCTAATGGTGAAAAAGGATATTCGCAATCTCAGTATGGAGAAATTATAGAACACAGAAGCTTTGACTGGACAAGCGCTTTCTGTAATGAAAAAGGAGAAGTGAATGAAGATGCTCCCAAATCAAAATGGCTGATTGGTTTCACAGGAGTGGAAGAAGGCACAAAAGTAACGGTTAACATTCATTATCAATCTGAAGAAGTAATGAAAAAAATGCTGGATATGGGATTTGAAGAAGGTTTTAAAATGGGCCTAAGCCAGCTTAAAGAAATCATCGGATGATAGGAGAATAAAAGAATGATGAAAGATCATTAAATTGATGATATGAAAATAGGGTACCTCAATTGAAGTACCCTATTTAATGAAATATGGAATAAAAATGTTCTTTGTATTTAAGGCTTATAGCTTTTCTATGCTGATGAAGGTTCCGTCTGTAGGAACAATTTTGTAGACATCAGCAACAGTCAGGATAGAAACCCCGCCCGAAACCTGAACTTTAAGTTTGTCTCCTTTGTCGAACATTGCCAGAAACTCCATTGTTCCCACTCTGTTAGCTCCGGCTGTTATCAGGATGGCTTCATTCAAAGGAACATCGTTTCGTGCAAGTATTGCTCCATTTTTTAAGGCTCTGAAAGAGATCACAGGCGGACTCACGTGGAGACCTGAAGTTTTTACCTTTAAACTGATAAGGATCTTATAAAATCCAGATTCCTTAAATGTAAAATTACTGAAGTCACTATTTACAGTTCCATGAGGATCAATGATCCCCAGTTTATCTCCATCCAATATATTGTTGTAGAATCCAAAAGGAACATCTTTTTCTCCACATCCGATAAGAATACATCCTACAGATGGGAGATCACTTTCAGGGGTTGCCGGGTTCATGCTGGCGCGGGTAGTTCTTCCGCCGGATTCATAAAATGTTGGTTTCCATTGTTCTCCATCATACACTACAACACGCTGAATATCTTTTCTGTACATAATCATTCCCTGCATAGAAGGGTCCTTATCAAAGCGAGTGGGCTGGCTGGCGTTGTATAGTGGCAATTCAGTTTCATTGTTTACTGTTGGGATCATCATGCCTTTAGATTGCGCAGCATTGTCTTCTTTATTCACAACACTGAACATCGAATTGGGGCTTGGGCTGGCAGCGCTCCCGATAGTAACCTGAGAAAATGCCATTTGGACTGTCACTAGAAGGACTGCGATATATATATTCTTTCTCATTTTAGTTAAGTTTTTCTATATAGATGAAAGTATCTCTATCATTCATTTTAAAATTTACACCGGCTCCCACATTTAATCCGGTGTCAGCCTGGATACCTGCCCTCAGGCGGATCTGATCTCCGGCATGCAGGTATTTTGTAGTGGAAAAATTGTTTACGGAATTTGCGCTGCCGGCTGTTACCAAAAGTCCGTAAAGCAGAAAGCTGTTTTCATGAATTTTTTGCCATCCGTCTCCGGCTGCATTTACATACAGAGCCTGTAGTGAAATAATGGTGGCAGCATTTCCTACAGAAAGTCCTCCCGCACTGCTTGTTTTTACAGACGGGTTAATTCTGTAAAACCCGTCTGCCGGAATCGTAATTTCTCCATTAGCGTTTACTGTAACTCCTAAATTATTTATATTATTTCTGTCAAAATCATTTAAAATATTGAAGGGGAGGGTAGGGCGTCCTGTAATTCCCAGTACATTGGCAACAGACACATCACTGGCATTAGATCCCAGGATGCTTACATTCTTATAATTTTTGATACTCCTTTCTGTAGCAGCGATCCATCTGTAACCATCATATTTTACTACATCTTTAATCTCCTTGTTATAAAATACCAAACCGTTATCTTCAGGTTTGTTTTCATACAGGTCCGGGTGTGCTGCATTATAATTAGGTAATTCAGTGTGGTTCTCAACAACAGGAAGCATTATCCCTTTTGAATTGTGTTCTGCCTCTAATGCTGCTCTTGGGTGAACTGTTTCAGGTCTGTTACCCATTTTTACCTGGGCAGATCCCAATGGGCTTATGGCTGCAATAATAAAAACTTTGAGCGTAATTGTTTTTCTGGTCATTCTAATCACTTACTTTGGTGAACATTATTTCTCGTGGATAATATTTGGCGATATTGGCGTTGGCTGCAGCAGTAAGAGTAACCACTACAGATACTGTTGCCAATGGAGAATGTATTCTCGAAACAATATAATCTCCAGGATTCAGCCGGATTCTTGTGGTGGTGAAAGCAGCGGTATTGGTATCTCCGCCAATTCCGAGAATGCCATAATAATCCGGGAAAAATGTAGTCAGCTTCACTTCATTATAGCTTCCGTTACTTTGTTTAAGATAGGCTCTCAGCTGATACTGAGGCCCGCTGGTTAGGGATACGGCTCCACCTGTTTTGGAGGGGACATTCAGGTAAATGTCATAAACTCCGGCTTCATTAATAATGAATTTGGCATTATCAAAGCTTCTGTCGCCATAAATTCCACCTCCGGCCACTACTGCGGCTTCCCTTGTGATATTAAGGCTGTTGTAGGATTGTTTCCCATCAACAGGTGCGCTGAAGCCAAGCCCTACATGCCGGCCGCATCCAAGAAGTACACATACTACACTGGTTTCCTCATCTGCAGTGGACAGGAATCTGGATTGTTTTAGTTTAAAATCAGCGGCAGTGGGCTCATTATTCCATTTTTCTCCGTCATAGGAATAGAATGTAGCGTGTGTTTTTTCGAACATCATCATTCCTGTCATTTTACTGTCTGGAGTAGCGGAGCTGTACAGTGGAAGGTTTTCAGGAGCGGATACTTCAGGAAGCATCATACCGTAATTCTTTCCTTCATACTTTCCGTCTACCTGTAAAATGGCCTTGTTGTGGAGTTCAAAAGTAGTATTTTTTGTAATGCCTACTTGTGAAAAGGCCATGCTGACAATAAGCAACATTAAAGAAGTGCTAATTTTTTTCATGGTTTGATTTCTATTTAAATTTTAATCTGTTATTCAGAAGAATTTTTTTGAAATACATAGTTTTTCAGTCCTTAGTTTTTGTTTGTATTTTTTTTCAAATTTTATCCTGCCCGGCTCATAAACGAGTCGGGATGTCATTTTGCTGTGTCTTTTTTCAGTACTGCACGCAGGGTGTCATTCTGAAGAAACTGACCATAATATTCTGAGGGAAATTGACCGTAGTAACAGATCAAAAGAACGTGGTCTCGGAGTTCCTAAATTACAAATCTAATATGGAATATACCTGACAAATCCAGGGAATTTATAAGATATGAATATGAATTCCATAAAAATGCAGGGTAATAGCTTGGGAATGAAAAAGTTTAAAATTTTAATTAAAAGTAAAAAAATGAAATATTTTTAAATGTCAGTGTTGTTTTTGTTTAAAAAAAATAGAGACAAGCTAAAAACTTGTCTCTATGTGTATAGGGTATGTGGTATTTTAGACAGTTTTTGTTAATGATGGTGTGTTTTCATTATCAAATTTCTAAATAACCGCGTTTTGAACTTAAATCAGCTCTTCTTCCTGGAAATACTGGATAATCGCCTTTTTCATAAGCAAAGTCTGCTCATTAGGCTTTAATTCTGGAAGATCTTCCAATTTTTCAAACTGTGGCCATCCATCTTCGTAATGGGTGAATTTATAATATCCAAAAGGCTCAAGTAGCCTGCATACTGCAATATGAATGAGATTTACCTTATCCTCTTTTGTGTATTTCTGCTGCCCGCTGCCCAGTTCCTGTAGTCCTATTAAAAACAGTAAAGTCTCAATAGGAGGGTTCTTCTCCGTCTGGAAATTATCTTCGAAGAACTGTTCTATTTTTTTCCAATATTCAGACTCGTTCATATAATTGATAAATGATAATTAATAATTGATGTTGTTAACGTTTAATTTCTTCTTCTGGTTCCTTTAAAAGA
Coding sequences:
- a CDS encoding TonB-dependent receptor domain-containing protein; translation: MKLYISRFILGALFLFTQFISAQNLQKNQFKVKGNCEMCKTRIEGAAKKAGAKTAVYSIDLQMLTIETDKVSEDDILKKVAEAGHDNEKFKASDDVYKSLPGCCLYDRDLQPAQAESHHDHHANATTPAKKDNEFYVRGNCTSCKARIEKAAKDAGADSAEWNAEKQTVALHFDASKTSSDKILKAIADAGHDNEKYRALDTTYISLPGCCLYDREFTFGEANPKAHYEEETKHGDHAAPAGNDSPNQHEKSIDGVVVTGSKAATSLSKKEAGLVFNIDKKELLKAACCNLSESFETNATVDVSFSNAVTGTKQLKMLGLDQKYTSLTKEQLPEIRGLASAYGLNFIPGRWIESIQLTKGGSTVTNGYESITGQINTELLKNAKEPEASLNLFSDFNGRAEANITSVSPINDKWSQTFLLHGNGTFGNTDMNHDGFLDRPKGTQINAAYLLNYNDLEKSGFGSHFGINFIRDERTAGQTAFDKKLAQDKQPAYGVGIDISRFQVWNKTGYVFKGKPYQSIGWMNQYVYHQQDSFFGLRNYSGQQHTYYSNLIFESIIGNTNHKYKAGASFLYDGYNETYLLDHFKRNEIVPGVFAEYTLTGLKYTLVAGTRVDFHNLAGTQFTPRVNFKYDFTPQTILRLSAGRGFRTANVFAESQQYFASNRVINILPNGGDIYGLKPEIAWNYGASLQQEFKLFGRKSTIIADFFRTDFQDQVLVDLDRSPQQLTFYNLEGKSFANSFQTQWDFTPFKNFDVRLAYKYYDVQADYIDGRREVPFMAKHRGFVNLAYSTNKNDKGGFWSFDTTLNWVGKQRLPDMSGNPAEFQLPGYSDSYAVLNAQISRNFNKKIRAYVGGENLTSYYQKNAIIDFRNPFGNYFDGGMVYAPIMKANFYVGLDVTF
- a CDS encoding sensor histidine kinase: MNNKFIPIISVFMTISLIVFVTLQFYWLKGYYGVLEQDFSNKVYSVLENTAKTIEEIEADKYLTKDNRSTILANSKNPSLTTIQQVEDSGTQRQIIYSKNIISNAQLPISKQGDSVKLTTLYTDEAAYKIKRDTTNREILTSDINQDIETGDYAVKEFVKVYGNNLPIAQRVNPATLDSVITKELKIRGITAKFGYGIVDKDNKLTSIANKAYKEKKDSNTYSYPLFTDKKYNTLYNLALVFPKKEYALAMNNWPMLLGTFLSLLTILGIYIISINYMMRQKKLAEVKTDFINNMSHEFKTPLATISVATDSLANDKIATNPDKVKYYSELIKQENLRMKKQVENVLNMSKLERNEVELFLKETNVRELIKKTTESFNLIVQQRNGTLTQQFNATHYNFKIDEFHISNMLVNLLDNANKYSPEAPEIHVETRNEGHWYVIEISDKGMGMETQNKTKIFEKFFREETGNIHNVKGQGLGLSYVKKIVELHKGQIIVDSHKGKGSTFTIKLPMD
- a CDS encoding response regulator transcription factor; this translates as MSNRILLVEDDQSFGAVLKDYLTINNFEVTLATDGEQGLKEFTENEFDICIFDVMMPKKDGFSLAEDVKKIDKNTPIIFLTARNMREDILKGYQLGADDYITKPFDTELLLYKIKAILQRSSTLENEEQEQFKISNIFFDSMLRQLKVGDKEYKLSPKENELLKLLCIHRNDFMPRDLALRKIWKKENYFTARSMDVYIAKLRKLLKDDEGLEIINVHGEGFRLLVKN
- a CDS encoding SRPBCC family protein, with protein sequence MESNIIFNKDFDSKSVYVMNIYKADVSKVWNYFTQSELLDQWWGPRPWKCETVKQDFKEGGIWLYAMAGPNGEKGYSQSQYGEIIEHRSFDWTSAFCNEKGEVNEDAPKSKWLIGFTGVEEGTKVTVNIHYQSEEVMKKMLDMGFEEGFKMGLSQLKEIIG